In a single window of the Acetivibrio clariflavus DSM 19732 genome:
- the feoB gene encoding ferrous iron transport protein B, whose product MEIRIALVGNPNSGKTTLFNALTGSSQYVGNWPGVTVEKKAGKLKENKGIEIVDLPGIYSLSPYTLEEVISRNYLMEEKPDVVINIVDSTNIERNLYLTTQLTEIGIPVVIALNMIDIVRKKGDIIDVKALSKCMGCEVVEISALKGEGCREVTEKAIELAKKKVKTTPVYAFSNSVERAIKEIEGLVEGKVDNPRWYAIKLFERDKNVIEKTNLSPDLKANIENIIVSCEKDLDDDSESIIANERYNYIGNIIKLCVRKKNKTNVTTSDRIDNIVTNRFLALPIFALIMFLVYYVSISTIGTLMTDWVNEVLFGEIIPGAVGSLLESMGTAEWLNSLILDGVIAGVGAVLGFLPQMIVLFFFLGLLEDSGYMARVAFIMDRIFRKFGLSGKSIIPMLIGTGCSVPGIMASRTIENEHDRKMSIMTTSFIPCSAKLPVIALIVGAIFPAYPWLAPGAYFVGITAVLISGVILKKTKAFSGDVSPFVMELPPYKAPNLKSLLIHMWDRSKSFIKKAGTIIFLASGFIWFVSSFNWSLQMVDASESILASIGSKIAIVFGPLGWGDWKAAVAALSGLVAKENIVSTLGILYGFEEVTENGAEIWVLLSQSFTQVSAISFLIFNLLCAPCFAAVGAIRREMGNLKWTLIAVGYQTGFAYVVSLIIYQLGTLFTGGGFHIGTAVAIAMLVLILYLMFRPQHGKNAKSKGVWKGAVGTQGG is encoded by the coding sequence ATGGAAATCAGAATTGCCCTGGTGGGTAATCCGAACAGCGGAAAGACTACATTATTCAATGCTTTAACAGGGAGTTCTCAATATGTCGGAAACTGGCCAGGCGTTACAGTGGAAAAAAAGGCGGGAAAATTAAAAGAAAATAAGGGAATAGAAATTGTGGACCTTCCAGGGATATATTCTCTTTCACCTTATACCTTAGAAGAGGTGATATCGAGAAATTATTTGATGGAAGAAAAACCGGATGTTGTTATTAATATAGTAGACAGTACAAACATCGAAAGAAACCTTTATCTTACCACACAGCTTACTGAAATAGGAATTCCTGTAGTTATTGCTCTTAATATGATTGATATTGTGCGAAAAAAAGGCGATATTATCGACGTTAAAGCATTAAGCAAATGTATGGGATGTGAAGTTGTTGAAATATCTGCTTTAAAAGGTGAAGGCTGCAGGGAAGTAACCGAAAAAGCCATTGAATTGGCAAAAAAGAAAGTGAAGACTACTCCTGTATATGCTTTTTCCAACTCGGTAGAACGGGCTATTAAAGAAATTGAGGGCTTAGTTGAAGGAAAGGTTGACAATCCCCGCTGGTATGCCATAAAACTGTTTGAACGGGATAAAAATGTAATTGAGAAAACCAATCTTTCACCCGATTTAAAGGCGAATATAGAGAACATCATAGTTTCGTGTGAAAAAGACTTGGATGATGACAGTGAAAGTATTATTGCCAATGAGCGCTATAACTATATAGGAAATATAATAAAGTTATGCGTCAGAAAGAAAAATAAAACCAATGTCACAACTTCCGACCGAATTGACAATATTGTAACTAATCGTTTTTTGGCACTTCCCATTTTTGCGTTGATAATGTTCTTAGTCTATTATGTATCAATATCAACCATAGGAACTTTGATGACAGACTGGGTCAATGAGGTACTGTTTGGAGAAATAATACCGGGAGCGGTGGGAAGCTTACTTGAATCAATGGGTACTGCCGAGTGGTTAAATTCACTTATTCTCGATGGTGTAATTGCCGGTGTGGGAGCAGTGCTCGGATTCCTTCCTCAGATGATTGTGCTGTTCTTTTTCCTGGGACTTCTTGAAGACAGCGGTTATATGGCTCGTGTTGCTTTTATCATGGACCGGATATTCAGAAAATTTGGGCTTTCCGGAAAATCTATTATTCCGATGTTAATTGGAACAGGGTGCAGTGTACCCGGAATAATGGCTTCACGTACCATTGAAAATGAACACGATAGAAAAATGAGTATCATGACAACATCGTTCATTCCGTGTTCGGCCAAACTGCCGGTTATTGCTTTGATTGTTGGAGCAATATTCCCTGCCTATCCATGGCTGGCACCGGGAGCGTATTTTGTGGGTATAACTGCAGTCCTTATATCCGGAGTAATACTTAAAAAGACCAAAGCTTTTTCCGGCGATGTTTCTCCCTTTGTAATGGAACTTCCGCCCTATAAGGCCCCAAACCTCAAAAGTTTGCTTATCCATATGTGGGATAGGTCAAAATCCTTTATCAAAAAGGCCGGAACAATTATTTTCCTTGCCAGTGGATTTATATGGTTTGTCAGCAGTTTCAACTGGTCGTTGCAAATGGTGGATGCATCGGAGTCCATACTGGCTTCAATTGGAAGTAAAATAGCAATAGTATTCGGCCCGCTGGGATGGGGAGATTGGAAAGCAGCAGTTGCGGCACTAAGCGGATTGGTTGCTAAGGAAAATATTGTAAGTACGCTGGGTATACTGTACGGATTTGAAGAAGTTACAGAAAACGGAGCAGAAATATGGGTATTGCTTAGTCAGTCTTTTACACAGGTTTCCGCTATTTCATTCCTGATTTTCAACCTGCTGTGTGCACCTTGCTTTGCTGCAGTAGGTGCAATTAGACGTGAAATGGGCAATTTAAAATGGACTTTGATTGCAGTTGGATATCAGACAGGGTTTGCTTACGTTGTTTCGCTCATCATTTATCAATTGGGAACATTGTTTACCGGCGGCGGATTCCATATCGGTACTGCTGTAGCGATAGCAATGTTGGTTTTAATACTTTATTTGATGTTCAGACCTCAACATGGAAAGAATGCAAAAAGCAAAGGTGTTTGGAAAGGTGCGGTAGGAACGCAAGGAGGTTGA
- a CDS encoding FeoA family protein, giving the protein MKTLKTVKCGETVKVVKLHGEGALRRRIMDMGITKGVDIFVRKVAPLGDPIEINVRGYELSIRKSDAQMIEVM; this is encoded by the coding sequence ATGAAAACACTTAAAACAGTCAAATGCGGCGAGACAGTCAAAGTAGTGAAACTTCATGGTGAAGGTGCATTAAGACGCAGAATTATGGATATGGGTATTACTAAAGGTGTTGACATATTTGTGCGTAAAGTGGCACCCTTAGGAGATCCTATCGAGATAAATGTTCGAGGATATGAGCTTAGTATTAGGAAATCTGATGCACAAATGATTGAGGTAATGTAA
- a CDS encoding metal-dependent transcriptional regulator produces the protein MKIQESAENYLETILILKKRNGYVRSIDIANELSFSKPSVSTAMKNFREQGYISVESNGSIVLTESGLAIAERVYERHLLLAKYLMALGVDEETAKEDACRIEHVISQKSFDKIKEHCQKVLNININE, from the coding sequence TTGAAAATCCAGGAATCTGCAGAGAATTATCTCGAAACGATTCTCATACTGAAAAAGCGTAACGGATATGTTCGTTCAATAGACATTGCAAACGAGCTTTCTTTTTCTAAACCAAGCGTCAGCACAGCTATGAAAAACTTTCGGGAACAAGGATATATATCTGTTGAAAGCAATGGCTCAATAGTTCTTACCGAAAGCGGCTTGGCAATTGCCGAACGTGTATATGAACGCCATTTACTGCTTGCAAAATATCTTATGGCTCTCGGTGTTGATGAAGAAACTGCAAAAGAAGATGCCTGCCGAATTGAACATGTTATTAGCCAGAAGAGCTTTGACAAAATTAAGGAACACTGTCAAAAAGTCTTAAATATTAATATTAACGAATAA
- a CDS encoding serine hydrolase encodes MEFDRKLSIKERIIKRRKQKRRRFFVKMSLLMVSILILVDFVNSSVYQDLRKVFSYKDSVPSNTQIENTIEEIPSDIPDSLGQVSSIYFGDMTVSGDDVFPENENYIDDYIEEDIDNLVSQDSLDYENLKNELEEYVSRFTGQYGIYFVDLVSGYEFGINDTDEYTAASTIKVPLNYYIFKMIEAGEVDPEDTIAYKEDDFEGGTGILQSKKLKGKSFTIRYLLKVSIIYSDNIATNMLLRHFGRKNFKNYLRMLGGTVVDDNKNVSCPKDMAIYLKNIYEFCNENKELGKELKYNLCNTIHNDRLPRLLPKDVKVAHKIGDQIQAVHDVGIIYADNPYILAVMSKGVISDEEARSVIAQVSKKVYDFMNGK; translated from the coding sequence ATGGAATTTGACAGAAAGCTTTCCATCAAGGAAAGGATTATTAAAAGAAGAAAACAAAAGAGAAGAAGATTTTTTGTAAAAATGTCCTTATTGATGGTAAGTATACTGATTTTGGTTGATTTCGTCAATTCATCAGTATACCAGGACTTAAGAAAAGTTTTTTCCTATAAAGACTCAGTGCCAAGCAATACTCAAATTGAAAATACAATCGAAGAAATTCCTTCTGATATTCCTGACAGCTTAGGTCAGGTTTCAAGTATATATTTTGGCGATATGACTGTTAGTGGCGATGATGTTTTTCCCGAGAACGAAAATTATATCGATGATTATATAGAAGAGGATATTGACAATCTTGTTTCACAGGATAGCTTGGATTACGAAAATCTAAAAAATGAACTGGAAGAATATGTTTCAAGGTTTACAGGTCAATACGGCATATACTTTGTAGATTTGGTAAGCGGATATGAATTTGGAATAAATGACACTGATGAATATACGGCGGCAAGTACGATAAAGGTGCCACTTAATTATTATATTTTTAAAATGATTGAAGCGGGAGAAGTTGACCCTGAAGATACTATAGCATATAAAGAGGATGATTTTGAGGGCGGTACAGGTATATTACAATCTAAAAAGCTGAAAGGCAAGAGTTTCACAATAAGATACCTTTTGAAAGTATCCATTATATATAGCGACAATATAGCAACAAACATGCTTTTAAGGCATTTTGGAAGAAAAAATTTTAAAAATTACCTGAGAATGCTGGGAGGTACGGTTGTAGACGATAACAAAAACGTGTCTTGTCCCAAAGATATGGCTATTTACTTGAAAAATATCTATGAGTTTTGCAATGAAAATAAAGAATTGGGTAAAGAGCTGAAGTATAATTTGTGTAATACCATACATAATGACAGGCTGCCCAGGTTATTACCCAAAGATGTGAAAGTTGCGCATAAAATTGGGGATCAGATTCAGGCAGTGCATGACGTTGGTATAATTTATGCCGATAACCCATATATATTGGCTGTTATGTCTAAGGGGGTAATAAGTGACGAAGAGGCTCGCAGTGTAATAGCCCAGGTTTCTAAAAAAGTTTATGATTTCATGAACGGAAAATAA
- a CDS encoding cyclic-di-AMP receptor yields the protein MKLVFAIVNDEDGNKVMKELNKNSFSVTKLCSTGGFLKSGNTTLLVGVDEDKVEQVIEIIKSKSKSRKQIVNAPVTPIDVGSMLMNNTVEVVVGGATIFILDVERFEKV from the coding sequence ATGAAACTGGTTTTTGCAATAGTAAATGATGAAGATGGAAATAAAGTTATGAAAGAACTGAACAAGAACTCATTCTCCGTTACAAAGCTATGCTCTACAGGAGGTTTTCTAAAATCGGGCAACACAACTTTGCTTGTAGGCGTGGATGAAGACAAGGTTGAGCAGGTTATTGAAATTATTAAGAGTAAATCAAAAAGCAGAAAACAAATTGTAAACGCACCAGTTACTCCAATTGATGTGGGAAGCATGTTAATGAACAATACTGTTGAAGTTGTTGTCGGCGGTGCTACAATATTCATTCTTGATGTGGAAAGGTTTGAAAAGGTATAA
- a CDS encoding D-alanyl-D-alanine carboxypeptidase family protein: MKNRFLIKVQCFLIVLLIIFVNGGQVFAAIEPPEVQAASAILVESKRGQILFEKNSRNRLHIASANKLMTALLALEKAGAKLDTQVTISKNVTEVEGLKMNLEVGAKYSVEDLVYTIILTSGNDSAIALAEYVGGDVKTFVDMMNKKAHELKLKDTNFTNPTGLYDEAQYTTAYDLAVLLRYALSNPAFDRIFSTEAKLWTNQNKVEIITNSNSLFWRYDGIDGGKTGYNDLERQTAITTATRNNMRIISIVLDSPEEYVYEDSIKLLDYGFENFKTGILVKKEQIIDTMTVEGKTIDLISPIDVYYTFPVGEYYIKNIDIKIKENIELPVLKTQVVGAVKYILKDDTEINVDLYPAVNVYSSVDMFSSLVKSMIEYKEITILLLILIWIEIFLILLKLLRAIKKVILKLKSKAKS, from the coding sequence ATGAAAAACAGATTCCTGATTAAAGTTCAGTGCTTTTTAATTGTTTTGTTGATAATATTTGTTAATGGGGGGCAGGTATTTGCCGCTATAGAACCTCCGGAAGTTCAAGCTGCATCGGCAATACTTGTTGAATCTAAAAGAGGACAAATATTGTTTGAGAAGAATAGCAGAAACAGACTGCATATAGCAAGTGCCAATAAATTGATGACAGCATTGCTGGCGCTGGAAAAAGCAGGAGCAAAGCTTGATACGCAGGTGACAATAAGTAAAAATGTAACCGAAGTTGAAGGGTTAAAGATGAACTTGGAAGTAGGTGCCAAATACTCGGTTGAGGACTTGGTTTACACAATTATTCTTACTTCAGGAAACGATTCGGCTATTGCATTGGCAGAATACGTTGGCGGTGATGTGAAAACTTTTGTGGATATGATGAATAAAAAAGCCCATGAACTGAAGTTGAAAGATACTAATTTTACAAATCCGACCGGATTGTACGATGAGGCACAGTATACAACTGCTTATGACCTTGCTGTATTATTAAGGTATGCTTTGTCAAATCCTGCCTTTGACCGTATTTTTTCTACAGAGGCGAAGTTGTGGACAAATCAGAACAAAGTGGAAATTATAACTAACAGCAATAGTCTCTTCTGGAGATATGACGGTATTGACGGAGGCAAAACGGGATATAATGATTTGGAACGGCAAACTGCTATAACTACGGCAACAAGAAATAATATGAGAATTATTAGTATTGTCCTGGATTCACCGGAAGAATATGTTTATGAAGATTCAATCAAATTGCTTGACTATGGTTTCGAAAATTTCAAGACAGGTATTTTGGTTAAAAAAGAACAAATTATAGATACTATGACGGTTGAAGGTAAAACAATAGATTTGATTAGCCCAATAGATGTTTATTATACCTTTCCGGTTGGAGAATATTATATAAAAAATATTGATATAAAAATTAAAGAAAATATTGAGCTCCCTGTACTTAAAACTCAAGTTGTGGGTGCTGTGAAATACATACTGAAAGATGACACTGAAATTAATGTGGATTTGTATCCCGCTGTAAACGTCTATTCTTCAGTGGATATGTTTTCGAGTTTAGTTAAATCAATGATTGAGTATAAAGAAATTACAATTTTATTATTAATATTAATATGGATAGAAATATTTCTGATACTATTAAAGCTGCTGAGGGCAATTAAGAAAGTTATATTAAAGCTTAAGTCTAAGGCTAAAAGTTAG
- a CDS encoding PilZ domain-containing protein, translating to MKLKPGDIVTLAHYSKSTPFQSVVLNVMENEVLLNLPRKFPAYDLFEDDPAVLGFQTGVDIYAAECSIRYINAKDGSVALKIENTEHIKEKRIFERFPVSLYADLRVKNGKKKSAYVRNISLNGLSIVSKTKLSEGDEVVCDTYIDNRVLELAGTVVWKGKSSKNFQYGIKTVLQDYNTKNSLKLYLNILKDEQEKAVLHLKEQK from the coding sequence ATGAAACTAAAACCAGGTGACATTGTAACTTTGGCGCATTATTCAAAGAGTACTCCTTTTCAGAGCGTAGTTCTCAACGTCATGGAAAATGAAGTTTTGCTGAACCTTCCCCGAAAGTTTCCAGCCTATGATTTGTTTGAAGATGATCCTGCTGTTTTAGGTTTTCAGACTGGTGTGGATATTTATGCCGCCGAATGCTCTATTCGGTATATTAATGCCAAGGATGGCAGTGTGGCGTTAAAAATCGAAAATACAGAACATATCAAAGAAAAAAGGATATTTGAACGATTTCCGGTATCCCTTTATGCGGACCTGAGAGTGAAAAACGGCAAAAAGAAATCAGCCTATGTGAGAAATATAAGTCTGAACGGATTGTCAATTGTATCTAAAACCAAGCTTTCAGAGGGTGATGAAGTGGTTTGTGATACATACATAGATAACAGGGTATTGGAATTAGCCGGAACTGTAGTTTGGAAAGGGAAAAGTTCAAAGAACTTTCAATACGGTATAAAGACAGTACTTCAAGATTATAATACAAAGAATTCTTTAAAGCTCTATTTAAATATATTGAAAGATGAACAGGAAAAGGCTGTATTGCATTTGAAAGAGCAAAAATAA